One genomic segment of Vibrio mimicus includes these proteins:
- a CDS encoding phosphatase PAP2 family protein gives MKFRLLLAATMISVAAPMAHAAKSKLETYGDIAQYGIPLTAGLITAIHMDGEGMMQLAEGAFWTAATTELLKVSIDAQRPNGGSQSFPSGHTSAASQGAAYLQFRYGSAYGIPAYAAAALVGYSRVDANKHYWRDVAAGMALATGIQYAITVGGISATNLVLVPYFDGDVTGIYASLSF, from the coding sequence ATGAAGTTTCGTCTTTTATTGGCTGCGACTATGATCAGCGTTGCTGCACCAATGGCTCATGCGGCAAAAAGTAAATTAGAAACGTATGGGGATATCGCACAGTATGGGATTCCTCTTACTGCAGGATTAATTACGGCTATTCATATGGATGGCGAAGGCATGATGCAATTGGCCGAAGGTGCATTTTGGACGGCTGCGACAACTGAACTTCTCAAAGTCTCTATTGATGCTCAACGTCCTAATGGTGGTTCGCAAAGTTTTCCCTCTGGACATACTTCAGCCGCCAGTCAAGGCGCGGCTTATTTACAGTTTCGTTATGGCTCTGCTTATGGTATTCCCGCTTATGCAGCAGCGGCGTTGGTAGGATATTCCCGTGTTGATGCGAACAAACATTATTGGCGAGATGTTGCCGCAGGCATGGCATTAGCCACTGGTATTCAATATGCGATCACCGTAGGGGGTATTTCGGCGACGAATTTAGTTCTTGTTCCGTATTTTGATGGAGACGTAACCGGAATTTATGCAAGCTTATCATTTTAA
- a CDS encoding diacylglycerol kinase translates to MKHSRTGLARIVYATGYSMKGFAAAWKNEAAFRQEVALTLPLTILTFFLPVTQVEQVLLVGCLVLIVITELLNSAVEAVVDRVGSEHHELSGRAKDIGSAAVFVSLCFAAFTWTWILL, encoded by the coding sequence ATGAAACACTCTCGTACTGGTCTTGCTCGAATAGTTTATGCGACCGGATATTCAATGAAGGGATTTGCTGCTGCTTGGAAGAATGAAGCTGCATTCCGCCAAGAAGTCGCCTTAACGTTACCACTCACAATTTTGACTTTTTTTCTGCCTGTAACCCAAGTAGAGCAAGTATTACTGGTGGGATGCTTAGTGCTGATTGTTATTACAGAATTGCTCAATTCAGCCGTTGAGGCAGTGGTTGACCGTGTCGGCTCAGAGCACCACGAGTTAAGCGGGCGAGCTAAAGATATTGGCTCTGCTGCGGTTTTTGTTTCGCTCTGTTTTGCCGCCTTTACTTGGACGTGGATCCTACTGTAA
- a CDS encoding PepSY domain-containing protein — translation MSLLKISRLFAITSLGLFSAAAFADPTCTTESESSWIPFEQAQQQVEDMGYKIKVFKITKTSCYELYGHDQEGKRVEIYFNPTNMEKVKEEKDG, via the coding sequence ATGTCACTACTCAAAATTTCTCGTCTGTTCGCTATTACTTCTCTTGGCTTATTTTCTGCGGCAGCATTCGCTGACCCGACTTGTACAACAGAATCCGAAAGCAGTTGGATTCCTTTTGAACAAGCTCAGCAACAAGTAGAAGATATGGGCTATAAGATTAAAGTGTTCAAAATCACCAAAACCAGTTGCTATGAATTGTATGGTCACGACCAAGAGGGTAAACGAGTCGAAATCTATTTCAACCCAACCAATATGGAGAAAGTAAAAGAGGAAAAAGATGGCTAA
- a CDS encoding cytochrome b/b6 domain-containing protein: MAKPYTWDLFVRVTHWLVAALFLANFFAIEEGSDLHEWVGYVVMGAIILRLGWGVITHSPARLTAFTPSIPKAIEHIKEVVRTKQDNHTGHNPAGAIMIWAMWFLLLATGLSGWMSEWDLFWGEDWIKEVHETLANLTMAAVAVHVSAVIIMSKFTGHPYVHGMLIGHKTSSQNSEQS; this comes from the coding sequence ATGGCTAAACCATACACATGGGATCTTTTTGTTCGAGTAACGCATTGGTTGGTTGCCGCCCTTTTCTTGGCTAATTTTTTTGCAATTGAAGAGGGCAGTGATTTACACGAATGGGTTGGCTATGTGGTTATGGGAGCCATTATCCTGCGTTTAGGCTGGGGGGTAATCACTCACTCCCCTGCTCGGCTAACGGCTTTTACGCCATCCATTCCCAAAGCCATTGAGCACATTAAAGAAGTGGTGCGAACCAAACAAGATAACCACACTGGGCATAACCCTGCTGGTGCGATTATGATTTGGGCAATGTGGTTTTTACTGCTCGCCACCGGTTTATCGGGTTGGATGAGTGAGTGGGATCTGTTTTGGGGTGAAGACTGGATTAAAGAGGTGCATGAAACCTTAGCTAATCTGACCATGGCTGCCGTTGCCGTCCATGTGTCAGCGGTCATTATTATGTCTAAATTTACTGGGCATCCTTATGTGCATGGAATGCTGATCGGGCATAAAACATCTTCACAAAATAGTGAACAGTCTTAA
- the helD gene encoding DNA helicase IV: MQLNANKTAQFFIANEYYQVQLEKEWLVLTSLSSEERIPFHIWNGEVQIRRGLIWGTLQIFADPEEGIQRSWLVQGLPWPECRHFAHQLVAHYQAWHNRQCEQLSLYFPRWQQELSSLKRLPSFLSHSSIEAWVAQVYADLKRMDMTLHEAQKHLPTVFDSLLPWLLDTSETLYERNCAWLEVERANWTVLFSQCESSPLNLSQQYAVLLNDDHNLVLAGAGSGKTSVLTARVAYLLQSHLAKPEQILMVAFARDAAQEMAERLKNKIGLEAERLHVNTFHQLGLRILNRVEGKTVMMSPLANDSKLKQAWCIDWLKRHWMTPTNFKRWQKHLAKWPIAYLAGDDELGSHVENPKLIAWLEKQLDQLAQLGLSKKELQERLVDYDDFPRLNSELSLCWPCYQAWQQMLKEQNHIDFNIMITRATEYVEKGKFRSPWKFIMVDEYQDISPQRLRLLQALCEQNQGQCNLFAVGDDWQSIYQFAGSDVDLTTGFASRFPRSTVHHLDTTYRFNDQIGAVANRFIQQNPNQLPKTLNSFKTQKQKSVVLASNNSVEKILDEINRSTNKLKTVLLLGRNHYHKPELLKDWQNRYLSLKLDFMTCHASKGKEADFVIILSVDDGQFPARVKALHLDSALSQGDDDFAYAEERRLFYVALTRAKEKVWVTYNGNGSSFVQELLNDDYPVVKQK; encoded by the coding sequence TGGAATGGGGAAGTGCAGATCCGCAGAGGGCTAATCTGGGGGACTTTGCAAATCTTTGCCGATCCAGAAGAGGGAATACAGCGCAGCTGGTTGGTGCAAGGACTGCCTTGGCCGGAATGTCGTCACTTTGCTCATCAATTGGTCGCTCATTATCAGGCTTGGCACAATCGTCAGTGTGAGCAACTCAGTTTGTATTTTCCACGTTGGCAGCAAGAGCTGTCCAGTTTAAAACGTCTGCCATCATTTTTATCTCATTCTTCCATCGAAGCGTGGGTTGCGCAGGTCTATGCCGATTTAAAACGGATGGATATGACCTTGCATGAAGCGCAAAAACATCTCCCCACGGTATTTGATAGCTTATTGCCCTGGCTTTTAGATACCTCCGAAACCTTGTATGAACGCAATTGTGCTTGGTTAGAGGTAGAACGCGCAAATTGGACGGTGCTGTTTTCTCAGTGTGAATCTTCGCCACTTAACCTCTCTCAGCAGTATGCAGTGCTGCTCAACGACGATCATAACTTGGTACTCGCGGGAGCAGGTTCAGGCAAAACAAGCGTGTTAACTGCTCGCGTTGCTTACTTGCTGCAAAGTCACTTGGCTAAACCTGAGCAAATTTTGATGGTGGCTTTCGCGCGCGATGCCGCCCAAGAAATGGCCGAACGTCTCAAGAACAAAATCGGTTTAGAAGCGGAGCGCTTACACGTCAACACCTTCCATCAGTTAGGGCTACGGATCCTCAATCGGGTGGAAGGGAAAACCGTAATGATGTCGCCACTGGCTAATGACAGTAAGCTCAAACAAGCCTGGTGTATTGATTGGTTAAAGCGTCATTGGATGACTCCCACGAATTTCAAACGTTGGCAAAAACATCTCGCCAAATGGCCGATCGCTTATCTGGCGGGGGATGACGAGCTCGGTAGCCACGTAGAAAACCCTAAATTGATTGCATGGCTAGAGAAGCAGCTTGATCAATTGGCACAACTTGGATTGAGTAAGAAAGAGTTGCAGGAGCGCTTGGTTGATTACGATGACTTCCCGCGCTTAAACAGCGAGTTGTCTTTATGCTGGCCGTGCTACCAAGCGTGGCAGCAGATGCTGAAAGAGCAAAATCACATCGATTTTAACATCATGATCACCCGAGCCACGGAGTACGTCGAAAAAGGCAAATTCCGCTCGCCGTGGAAATTTATTATGGTCGATGAGTATCAAGACATCTCGCCGCAGCGTTTACGCTTGCTACAAGCGCTGTGTGAGCAAAACCAAGGCCAGTGTAATCTGTTTGCGGTCGGCGATGATTGGCAATCCATCTACCAATTTGCCGGTTCGGATGTGGATTTGACCACCGGTTTTGCGTCGCGTTTTCCACGCTCGACAGTGCACCATCTGGATACGACTTACCGTTTTAATGATCAGATTGGTGCGGTCGCTAACCGTTTTATTCAGCAAAACCCGAATCAGTTACCGAAAACGCTGAATAGTTTCAAAACGCAAAAGCAAAAATCAGTCGTATTGGCATCGAATAACTCGGTTGAAAAAATATTGGATGAAATCAATCGCTCCACCAATAAGCTGAAAACCGTACTGCTGCTTGGTCGGAATCATTACCATAAACCTGAGTTACTGAAAGATTGGCAAAATCGTTATCTCTCTCTCAAGCTCGATTTTATGACTTGCCATGCCAGCAAAGGCAAAGAAGCGGATTTTGTGATTATTTTGTCGGTTGATGATGGTCAATTTCCTGCCCGAGTAAAAGCGTTACATCTGGATAGCGCATTGAGCCAAGGTGACGATGATTTTGCTTATGCGGAAGAGCGGCGTTTATTTTATGTGGCACTCACCCGCGCTAAAGAGAAAGTGTGGGTGACCTACAACGGCAATGGCTCTAGTTTTGTTCAAGAGCTCCTGAATGATGACTATCCGGTTGTTAAGCAAAAATAG